A region of Myxococcus stipitatus DSM 14675 DNA encodes the following proteins:
- a CDS encoding hybrid non-ribosomal peptide synthetase/type I polyketide synthase — MRLDELLQALAGHGITLGVEGEHLAVDAPDGALPEALREQLVAHKPALLALLAEPHEARAEVVARPEERHQPFPMTELQQAYSVGRQAELEMNASMHAYNELDCGALDLTRFEEAWNQVVARHEMLRAVEAPGFQQRILPSVPRYRLPVEDLRGRGPEETEARLAAIRERLSQQVLPLDQWPLFELRACLLDSGRVRLFMSVDGTFIDGYSFQILYRELVHFYRHPETPPSPASLSLSYRDYSLALHQTRGARHARSLEFWRSRLSQLPPAPDLPLERDPRSLRRPRFRRWFARVDAEVWQRLKQRARARRLTEPELLLAVYAEVIARWSRSPRFTLNVPHFNRLPVHPQVNDIIGTFASFTLVEVDHRPERAFIERALAIRDQLLLALEHREVSGVELLRELFRAQGRISGAIMPVVMTSFASHSKSRDSHWVDFLAESFGELVEALTQTPQVWIDLQIVYQRGGVFLNWDVAEELFPPGMMEDMFDAFHGLLLRLAEDDALWERSDLDLLPVRQRELLARVNDTARPLSGELLHSGFFRNAAARPDAVALVSTGLSLSYGELARRASRLGHVLRQKGAVPNRVVAVVMEKGWEQVVAVLGVLSSGAAYLPVDAGLPPERRAFMLRNAGAGLVVTQPRFAGESWAEQVQVLVLAPESFSEYPDTPLTPVQRPEDLAHILYTSGSTGQPNGAMLTHAGMANAIEWTNGRFGIGPDDRLIALSALHHDFSVYDVFGTLGAGATVVMPEAARRRDPSHWVELMARHGVTLWSTVPAMMEMLMTYLEGGDVRLSCPLRLVMLGGDWIPVTLPGRLRERFAGVKVVSVGGPTETSLWNITHPVEEADGRRRSIPYGKPIANTRYYVLDERLEERPLWVPGELCCAGIGVAQGYIGAGAGSAKFTVHPRTGERLYRTGDLGRYLPDGTLEFLGRVDFQLSIRGQRIEPGEIEAALLQEPSIRASVVGAVGEHHEKRLVAYVVLAEGTRELNTQRVRDFLSRKLPEHMVPATYVVLDALPLTRNAKVDRRALPHPDAVAPPKNMLAPASPPGGLGETRALQETLSKAVGAVLGVPDVHPERNFFELGANSVHLIQLHLRIKQELGLSLPIVDLFGNPTVRSLAARLGGAPKPKPTAEVTLTPGDSDIAIIGMSGRFPGAPTLDAFWSNLVGGVESVAQYTDEELLAAGVSAAAFKSPRYVRASAAMEGIDAFDADFFSLTPREARALDPQQRVFLECAWEALEHAGYPPNTCDAIVGVYAGKSVSHYRYPYPDLTRPIHFFQDLMSQDKDFLATQTSYKLDLRGPSVNVQTACSTSLVSVSMACDALLNGGCDMALAGGVAIKVPHRVGYLFEEGSIFSGDGHCRPFDARANGTLPGSGAGVVVLKRLSQARADGDRVLAVIKGWAINNDGHRKVGFMAPGVEGQCDVVRRAHQRAGIDPASISYVEAHGTGTAIGDPIEIAALTQAFGGQAMAGSCGLGSVKSNIGHLDSAAGIAGLIKVVLSLQHRTLAPSLHFEKPNPRIDFEHSPFYVVDSLRPWRVEDGPRRAGVSSFGIGGTNAHVVLEEAPAPREVEVAAERRERSRHVLTLSARDDVALRQLAGRFQGLLERTDATLADVCFSANTGRADFDHRLALVAGERDAMAALLGAAARKEEHPGVVHGVLAPKQAPKVAFLFSGQGSQYVGAARELYVAHPGFRRRLDAFDVLLRAAWGQTLQSVLYPEPGQPSPIDQFDFAQPLLFALEYALAELWMSWGVQPDVLLGHSTGELAAACLAGVFSVEDGLKLAIHRGRLVHQLPQGENLAVTAGEAEVRAVLEACGGRCSIAAFNGPDNVVVSGLPGDVREVAEALESRGHKVRRLNIPRAAHSVIVESALPEFRAIAETLTYARPALPMVSGMTGEPITDSIATPDYWCHQLRNPVRFASGVERLYREGARVFVEIGPKATLLGMAARSLPEGECAWLPSLRPDDGGWQQLSESLSALYTRGVRVDWAAFDAGFSRRKVALPTYPFQRQRYWEEGAGLQQPQGARTAREEHPLLGARVPLAVLGSDALLFETTLGPSTQEFLGQHRVFGTPTLPATAFVEMALAGGAKLLGTKTLRLTNLSLLAAMTFPQDSRRRVQCAVDKGEAGSATVRIFSRATGASEGDWVLHATGALQVSQADVRASVAADLDGVLASLREAPLIEDPYRRALESGVDFGADFRGLTELRQRDEQVLAHIERPASLPLDGDAMSFAHPALLDACLQVVGGAYPDPSASELYVPTGIESLSLYGGLAARMWSHAVVRPVDETRKRLRAEVRVFGEDGRLCAQVLGLELQRTSREALSPAASATLDGQLYVRRWEPLALDVPARAAVSGPCLILADDAGLGHKLARALERDGRTCLLAFRGQTLRTLDDKSFELPEDPEALADALRTLSLPASLSDVILLWGLDGADSEDLEGERLDADARRGCGSGLGLLRYLIDRGYSEAVWLITRGAQAVASGQPLSGLAQSLLWGMARPLAIESSELDVRCVDLDPRGEAGAQVEALAREVRGRAGMADNQVAFREGRFVARLRRAESREVVAESSRDAGPVRSDRTYLVVGGLGRLGLLTAELLAHRGARSLVLTGRGSVGAEAEGRLERLRARGVRVEYRQVDLADEGELSGLLQFIADDLAPLAGVFHSAGVLEDGVLRQQTWARFERVLRPKVRGAWNLHRLTSGLALEHFVLFSSVASLVGSAGQSNHCAATAFEDALAHHRRALGLPGLSINWGVWAGEAGARVDVSEQSHTPGWGLLSVPQGLRALEALLTSPVAQVGVAEIDWAVFGGGRTAPYDAELREAARGQPEGRARFLETLSESPVPARRKLLMNYLREQVAWIRGAASGASIDPAQGFNEMGIDSLAALQLKNRLQSAFGLSLPATLVFNYPTTEKLAEQLASAFIPLEFASPIATGPREQDSGTHALEDLSESHLAHMLEEQLSKMN, encoded by the coding sequence ATGAGGCTGGACGAGCTCCTTCAGGCGCTGGCCGGACACGGCATCACGCTGGGCGTGGAGGGCGAGCACCTGGCCGTCGACGCGCCCGACGGCGCGCTTCCCGAGGCGCTGCGCGAGCAGCTCGTGGCGCACAAGCCCGCGCTGCTGGCACTCCTGGCCGAGCCGCACGAAGCCCGCGCCGAAGTGGTGGCTCGGCCCGAGGAGCGGCACCAGCCGTTCCCCATGACGGAGCTCCAGCAGGCGTACAGCGTGGGCCGCCAGGCCGAGCTGGAGATGAACGCGTCGATGCACGCGTACAACGAGCTCGACTGCGGCGCGCTCGACCTGACGCGCTTCGAGGAGGCGTGGAACCAGGTCGTCGCCCGTCACGAGATGCTGCGCGCCGTGGAGGCCCCGGGCTTCCAGCAGCGGATCCTGCCTTCGGTGCCGCGCTATCGACTCCCCGTCGAGGACCTGCGCGGACGGGGCCCCGAGGAGACCGAGGCCCGGCTCGCGGCCATTCGCGAGCGGCTGTCCCAGCAGGTGCTCCCGCTGGACCAGTGGCCCTTGTTCGAGCTGCGCGCGTGCCTGCTCGACAGCGGACGCGTGCGCCTCTTCATGAGCGTCGATGGGACCTTCATCGACGGGTACAGCTTCCAGATTCTCTACCGGGAGCTGGTGCACTTCTACCGGCACCCGGAGACCCCGCCTTCTCCCGCGTCCCTCTCGCTGTCGTACCGGGACTACTCGCTGGCGTTGCACCAGACGCGAGGGGCCCGTCATGCCCGCTCGCTCGAGTTCTGGCGCTCGCGCCTGTCCCAGCTGCCTCCCGCGCCGGACCTTCCGCTGGAGCGGGACCCTCGCTCGCTGCGGCGTCCTCGCTTCCGTCGCTGGTTCGCGCGGGTGGATGCGGAGGTGTGGCAGCGGCTCAAGCAGAGGGCCCGGGCACGCCGGCTGACGGAGCCGGAGCTGCTCCTCGCTGTGTACGCGGAGGTCATCGCCCGCTGGAGCCGCAGTCCTCGCTTCACGCTCAACGTCCCGCACTTCAACCGGCTGCCCGTCCACCCCCAGGTCAACGACATCATCGGGACCTTCGCGAGCTTCACGCTGGTGGAGGTGGACCATCGGCCGGAGCGTGCCTTCATCGAGCGGGCGCTCGCGATTCGAGATCAGCTCCTCCTCGCGCTGGAGCACCGCGAGGTGAGCGGCGTCGAGCTGCTGCGCGAGCTGTTCCGGGCCCAGGGCCGCATCTCCGGCGCCATCATGCCCGTGGTGATGACGAGCTTCGCGTCCCACTCCAAGAGCCGGGACTCGCACTGGGTGGACTTCCTGGCGGAGTCGTTCGGTGAGCTCGTCGAGGCGCTCACGCAGACGCCTCAGGTGTGGATCGACCTCCAGATCGTCTACCAGCGCGGCGGCGTCTTCCTGAACTGGGATGTGGCGGAGGAGCTGTTCCCGCCCGGGATGATGGAGGACATGTTCGACGCCTTCCACGGGCTGCTCCTCCGGTTGGCGGAGGATGATGCGCTGTGGGAGCGCTCCGACCTGGACCTCCTGCCCGTGCGACAGCGCGAGCTGTTGGCCCGCGTCAACGACACGGCCCGTCCGCTGAGCGGCGAGCTGCTCCACTCGGGCTTCTTCCGGAATGCCGCCGCACGTCCAGACGCGGTGGCGCTGGTGTCCACCGGGCTCTCGCTGAGCTACGGCGAGCTGGCCCGACGGGCGAGCCGCCTGGGGCATGTGCTTCGCCAGAAGGGCGCTGTGCCCAACCGCGTGGTCGCGGTGGTGATGGAGAAGGGCTGGGAGCAGGTCGTCGCGGTGCTCGGTGTCCTGAGCTCCGGCGCGGCCTACCTGCCCGTCGACGCGGGCCTGCCTCCCGAGCGCCGCGCGTTCATGCTGCGCAACGCGGGCGCCGGACTGGTGGTGACGCAGCCTCGGTTCGCGGGGGAGTCCTGGGCGGAGCAGGTCCAGGTGCTCGTGCTCGCTCCGGAGTCCTTCAGCGAGTACCCGGACACCCCGCTGACTCCCGTGCAGCGGCCCGAGGACCTCGCGCACATCCTCTACACGTCCGGCTCCACGGGCCAGCCCAACGGGGCCATGCTCACGCACGCGGGGATGGCCAACGCCATCGAGTGGACGAACGGGCGGTTCGGCATCGGGCCGGATGACCGGCTCATCGCCCTGAGCGCGCTCCACCACGACTTCTCCGTCTACGACGTCTTCGGAACGCTGGGCGCGGGCGCGACGGTGGTGATGCCGGAGGCCGCGCGGCGCAGAGACCCCTCGCACTGGGTCGAGCTGATGGCCCGCCACGGCGTCACGCTCTGGAGCACCGTGCCGGCGATGATGGAGATGCTTATGACGTACCTCGAAGGAGGTGACGTCCGGCTCTCGTGTCCGCTGCGCCTGGTGATGCTCGGCGGCGACTGGATTCCCGTCACGCTGCCGGGGCGCCTGCGCGAGCGCTTCGCCGGGGTCAAGGTGGTCAGTGTCGGTGGGCCGACGGAGACGTCGCTGTGGAACATCACCCATCCCGTCGAGGAGGCGGATGGGCGGCGCCGCAGCATCCCCTACGGAAAGCCCATCGCGAACACGCGGTACTACGTGCTCGATGAGCGGCTGGAGGAGCGACCGCTCTGGGTGCCCGGTGAGCTGTGCTGCGCGGGCATCGGCGTGGCACAGGGCTACATCGGCGCGGGCGCGGGCTCCGCGAAGTTCACCGTCCACCCTCGCACGGGTGAACGCCTGTATCGCACGGGGGACCTGGGGCGTTATCTGCCCGATGGGACGCTCGAGTTCCTCGGGCGCGTCGACTTCCAGCTCTCCATCCGCGGGCAGCGCATCGAGCCCGGGGAGATTGAAGCGGCCCTCTTGCAGGAGCCGAGCATCCGCGCGTCGGTGGTCGGCGCTGTCGGTGAGCACCATGAGAAGCGGCTCGTGGCGTACGTCGTGCTCGCGGAAGGGACGCGCGAGCTGAACACGCAGCGCGTGCGCGACTTCCTCTCGCGCAAGCTCCCCGAGCACATGGTTCCGGCGACGTACGTCGTCCTCGATGCGCTGCCGCTGACCCGCAACGCCAAGGTGGACCGTCGCGCGCTGCCTCATCCGGATGCGGTGGCCCCGCCGAAGAACATGCTGGCACCCGCCTCGCCTCCCGGGGGCCTGGGGGAGACGCGCGCGCTCCAGGAGACGCTGTCGAAGGCCGTGGGCGCCGTGCTGGGCGTGCCGGACGTGCATCCGGAGCGTAACTTCTTCGAGCTCGGCGCGAACTCCGTGCACCTCATCCAGCTCCATCTGCGCATCAAGCAGGAGCTGGGGCTCTCCCTCCCCATCGTGGACCTGTTCGGGAATCCGACGGTGCGCTCCCTCGCGGCGCGGCTGGGGGGAGCTCCGAAGCCCAAGCCCACGGCGGAGGTGACGCTCACTCCCGGGGACAGCGACATCGCCATCATCGGGATGAGCGGCCGTTTCCCGGGGGCACCCACGCTGGATGCGTTCTGGAGCAACCTGGTGGGCGGCGTCGAGTCCGTCGCCCAGTACACCGATGAGGAACTGCTGGCCGCGGGCGTGAGCGCCGCCGCGTTCAAGAGCCCGCGCTACGTCCGAGCCTCCGCGGCGATGGAGGGCATCGACGCGTTCGATGCCGACTTCTTCTCGCTCACCCCCCGTGAGGCCCGCGCGCTGGACCCTCAACAGCGGGTGTTCCTGGAGTGCGCCTGGGAGGCGCTCGAGCACGCGGGTTATCCCCCCAACACGTGTGACGCCATCGTCGGTGTCTATGCCGGCAAGAGCGTCAGTCACTACCGCTACCCCTACCCGGACCTGACGCGGCCCATCCACTTCTTCCAGGACCTCATGTCCCAGGACAAGGACTTCCTGGCGACGCAGACGTCCTACAAGCTCGACCTGCGCGGGCCGAGCGTGAATGTCCAGACGGCCTGTTCGACCTCGCTGGTCTCCGTGTCGATGGCCTGTGATGCGCTGCTCAACGGCGGCTGCGACATGGCGCTCGCGGGGGGCGTGGCCATCAAGGTCCCCCACCGCGTGGGCTATCTCTTCGAGGAGGGCAGCATCTTCTCGGGCGATGGCCACTGCCGTCCGTTCGATGCTCGCGCCAATGGCACCCTGCCGGGCAGCGGGGCGGGTGTCGTGGTCCTCAAGCGCTTGAGTCAGGCGCGCGCCGATGGAGACCGCGTCCTCGCCGTCATCAAGGGCTGGGCCATCAACAACGACGGGCACCGCAAGGTCGGCTTCATGGCCCCCGGTGTCGAAGGGCAGTGCGACGTCGTCCGGCGGGCGCATCAGCGCGCGGGCATCGACCCCGCGAGCATCTCCTACGTCGAGGCGCACGGGACGGGGACCGCCATCGGCGACCCCATTGAAATCGCCGCGTTGACCCAGGCGTTCGGCGGGCAGGCGATGGCCGGCTCCTGCGGACTGGGCTCGGTGAAGAGCAACATCGGCCACCTGGACAGCGCGGCGGGTATCGCCGGGCTCATCAAGGTCGTGCTGTCGCTCCAGCACCGCACGCTGGCCCCTTCGCTCCACTTCGAGAAGCCGAACCCCCGCATCGACTTCGAGCACAGCCCGTTCTACGTGGTCGACTCGCTCCGGCCCTGGCGGGTGGAGGACGGGCCGCGCCGTGCGGGGGTCAGCTCCTTCGGCATCGGCGGCACCAATGCCCATGTCGTCCTGGAAGAGGCCCCCGCGCCGCGAGAGGTGGAGGTGGCCGCGGAGCGGAGGGAGCGCTCCCGTCATGTCCTGACGCTCTCGGCTCGCGATGATGTGGCGCTGCGGCAGCTCGCGGGCCGCTTCCAGGGGCTGCTGGAGCGCACCGACGCGACGCTCGCGGACGTGTGCTTCTCCGCGAACACGGGCCGCGCTGACTTCGACCATCGGCTCGCCCTGGTGGCGGGGGAGCGCGACGCGATGGCCGCGTTGCTCGGGGCCGCGGCGCGGAAGGAGGAGCACCCCGGAGTGGTGCACGGTGTGCTCGCTCCGAAGCAGGCGCCGAAGGTCGCCTTCCTGTTCTCGGGACAGGGCTCGCAGTACGTCGGGGCTGCTCGCGAGCTCTATGTGGCGCATCCGGGGTTCCGGCGTCGCCTCGACGCGTTCGACGTGCTGCTGCGCGCGGCCTGGGGGCAGACGCTCCAGTCGGTGCTCTACCCGGAGCCGGGACAGCCCTCGCCCATCGACCAGTTCGACTTCGCCCAGCCGCTCCTCTTCGCGCTCGAGTACGCGCTGGCGGAGCTGTGGATGTCCTGGGGCGTCCAGCCGGATGTCCTGCTCGGACACAGCACGGGAGAGCTGGCGGCGGCGTGCCTCGCGGGGGTGTTCAGCGTCGAGGACGGACTGAAGCTGGCGATTCATCGCGGCCGGCTGGTGCACCAGCTTCCGCAGGGCGAGAACCTGGCGGTCACCGCGGGCGAGGCGGAGGTGCGTGCGGTCCTCGAGGCGTGTGGGGGGCGCTGCTCCATCGCGGCCTTCAATGGCCCCGACAACGTGGTCGTCTCCGGCCTGCCGGGGGACGTTCGCGAGGTGGCCGAGGCCCTGGAGTCGAGGGGGCACAAGGTGCGGCGCCTGAACATTCCTCGCGCGGCTCACTCGGTCATCGTCGAGTCGGCCCTGCCGGAGTTCCGCGCCATCGCGGAGACCCTCACCTATGCGCGGCCCGCGCTCCCCATGGTCTCGGGGATGACGGGGGAGCCCATCACCGATTCCATCGCCACACCGGACTACTGGTGCCACCAGCTCCGCAATCCGGTGCGCTTCGCGAGCGGCGTGGAGCGCCTGTATCGCGAGGGGGCGCGGGTGTTCGTCGAGATAGGCCCCAAGGCCACGCTGCTCGGCATGGCGGCGCGGAGCCTTCCCGAAGGGGAGTGTGCGTGGCTGCCGAGCCTGCGTCCCGATGACGGAGGCTGGCAGCAGCTGTCGGAGAGCCTGTCGGCCCTCTACACGCGAGGGGTCCGCGTGGACTGGGCGGCGTTCGATGCTGGGTTCTCCCGGCGCAAGGTCGCGCTCCCCACCTATCCCTTCCAGCGACAGCGCTACTGGGAGGAGGGGGCCGGATTGCAGCAGCCGCAGGGGGCTCGGACCGCTCGCGAGGAGCATCCGCTGCTCGGGGCTCGGGTGCCGTTGGCCGTGCTGGGTTCGGATGCGCTGCTGTTCGAGACGACGCTGGGGCCCTCGACGCAGGAGTTCCTGGGGCAGCACCGCGTCTTCGGGACCCCGACGCTGCCCGCCACCGCGTTCGTCGAGATGGCGCTGGCGGGAGGCGCGAAGCTGCTCGGGACGAAGACGCTGCGGCTGACGAACCTGTCCCTGCTCGCGGCGATGACGTTCCCTCAGGACTCCCGACGCCGGGTGCAGTGCGCGGTGGACAAGGGCGAGGCGGGCTCGGCGACGGTGCGCATCTTCAGCCGCGCCACCGGAGCGTCCGAGGGCGACTGGGTCCTCCATGCGACCGGGGCCCTCCAGGTCTCGCAAGCGGATGTGCGTGCCTCCGTGGCAGCGGACCTGGACGGCGTGCTCGCGAGCCTCCGGGAGGCTCCGCTCATCGAGGACCCCTATCGCAGGGCCCTGGAGTCCGGGGTCGACTTCGGCGCGGACTTCCGAGGCCTCACCGAGCTTCGACAGAGGGACGAGCAGGTCCTGGCTCACATCGAGCGGCCCGCTTCGCTCCCGCTCGATGGCGATGCGATGTCCTTCGCGCATCCGGCGCTGCTCGATGCCTGCCTCCAAGTGGTCGGAGGTGCGTACCCGGACCCGAGCGCTTCCGAGCTCTATGTCCCGACGGGCATCGAGAGCCTCTCGTTGTACGGAGGACTCGCGGCGCGGATGTGGAGCCACGCGGTGGTGCGGCCCGTGGACGAGACACGCAAGCGCCTGCGTGCCGAGGTCCGCGTCTTCGGGGAGGACGGGCGGCTGTGTGCCCAGGTCCTGGGGCTGGAGCTTCAGCGGACGAGCCGCGAGGCGTTGAGCCCTGCTGCGTCGGCGACGTTGGACGGTCAGCTCTATGTGCGCCGGTGGGAGCCCCTCGCGCTGGACGTCCCGGCGAGAGCGGCGGTGAGTGGGCCGTGCCTGATTCTCGCGGATGATGCCGGGCTGGGACACAAGCTCGCGCGGGCGCTCGAGCGCGATGGGCGGACGTGCCTGCTGGCGTTCCGTGGGCAGACGCTCCGCACGCTCGATGACAAGTCCTTCGAGCTGCCCGAGGACCCCGAGGCGCTCGCGGATGCGCTGCGGACCTTGTCGCTTCCCGCTTCGCTGTCGGACGTCATCCTGCTGTGGGGGCTCGACGGCGCGGACTCCGAGGACCTGGAGGGGGAGCGCCTCGATGCGGATGCGCGGCGGGGCTGCGGGAGCGGCCTCGGGTTGCTGCGCTACCTCATCGACCGTGGGTACTCGGAGGCCGTGTGGCTCATTACCCGGGGCGCGCAGGCGGTGGCCTCCGGGCAGCCGCTTTCCGGCCTCGCACAGTCGTTGCTCTGGGGCATGGCCCGGCCTCTCGCCATCGAGTCTTCCGAGCTCGATGTCCGCTGCGTCGACCTGGACCCTCGCGGTGAAGCGGGCGCGCAGGTGGAGGCGCTCGCGCGAGAGGTTCGCGGTCGCGCCGGGATGGCCGACAACCAGGTCGCCTTCCGTGAGGGCCGCTTCGTCGCGAGGCTCCGGAGGGCTGAGTCGCGAGAGGTGGTGGCGGAGTCCTCGCGCGACGCGGGGCCTGTCCGGTCGGACCGGACCTATCTCGTGGTGGGCGGGCTCGGGCGGCTGGGCCTGCTGACGGCGGAGCTCCTGGCGCACCGGGGCGCACGAAGCCTCGTGCTGACGGGGCGTGGCTCCGTGGGCGCGGAGGCCGAGGGACGGCTGGAGCGGCTGCGTGCGCGAGGCGTGCGGGTCGAGTACCGCCAGGTGGACCTCGCGGACGAAGGTGAACTCAGCGGTCTGCTCCAGTTCATCGCCGATGACCTCGCGCCGCTGGCGGGGGTGTTCCACTCGGCGGGCGTGCTCGAGGACGGAGTGCTTCGTCAGCAGACGTGGGCCCGCTTCGAGCGGGTGCTGCGGCCCAAGGTGCGGGGCGCCTGGAACCTGCACCGGCTGACCTCGGGGCTCGCCCTGGAGCACTTCGTGTTGTTCTCGTCGGTCGCGTCGCTCGTCGGCTCCGCCGGGCAGTCGAACCACTGCGCCGCGACGGCGTTCGAGGATGCCCTGGCGCATCACCGCCGCGCGCTCGGACTGCCGGGCTTGAGCATCAACTGGGGCGTGTGGGCGGGTGAGGCCGGCGCACGCGTGGACGTCAGCGAGCAGTCCCACACGCCGGGCTGGGGCCTTCTCTCCGTGCCTCAGGGCCTCCGCGCGCTCGAAGCCTTGCTCACCAGCCCGGTCGCGCAGGTGGGGGTCGCGGAGATCGACTGGGCGGTGTTCGGTGGAGGCCGCACCGCGCCCTACGACGCCGAGCTGCGGGAGGCCGCCAGAGGCCAGCCCGAAGGCCGCGCGCGCTTCCTGGAGACGCTCTCCGAGTCGCCCGTCCCCGCTCGTCGGAAGCTGCTGATGAACTACCTGCGGGAGCAGGTGGCCTGGATTCGGGGCGCGGCCTCCGGTGCGTCCATCGACCCCGCTCAGGGCTTCAACGAGATGGGCATCGACTCGCTCGCGGCGTTGCAGCTCAAGAACCGGCTCCAGAGCGCCTTCGGCCTCTCGCTGCCCGCCACCCTCGTCTTCAACTACCCCACCACCGAGAAGCTCGCGGAGCAGCTCGCCTCCGCGTTCATTCCCTTGGAGTTCGCGTCGCCCATCGCCACCGGTCCACGGGAGCAGGACTCGGGCACGCACGCACTGGAGGACCTGTCCGAAAGCCACCTCGCCCACATGCTCGAAGAGCAGCTCTCGAAGATGAACTAG